One window from the genome of Rhodobacteraceae bacterium S2214 encodes:
- a CDS encoding PIN domain-containing protein, producing the protein MRILVDTCVLYPTVMREVVLGCAQAGLFEVRWSARILEEWARAARKIGPEGETLARGEIAGVSARFLNAVVAYPEDKLRQFWLPDKDDIHVLTAAVVGSCDAIMTVNVKDFPKDVLAENDLDRLSPDVYLVEMFHQNPDVVRGVGDAVLSEARRLSGDDWQMRPLMKKARLPRLGKALTA; encoded by the coding sequence GTGAGGATCTTGGTCGATACCTGCGTTCTATACCCAACAGTCATGCGCGAAGTCGTGCTTGGTTGTGCGCAGGCGGGCCTATTCGAAGTTCGCTGGTCAGCACGCATTTTGGAAGAATGGGCGCGGGCAGCACGCAAGATCGGACCAGAAGGGGAAACCTTGGCGCGTGGCGAAATCGCGGGTGTTTCTGCCCGTTTTCTAAATGCTGTGGTGGCCTATCCCGAAGACAAGCTGCGTCAGTTCTGGTTGCCCGATAAGGACGATATCCACGTGCTGACGGCCGCTGTAGTTGGATCTTGCGACGCGATTATGACGGTGAACGTCAAGGATTTCCCGAAGGATGTGCTGGCCGAAAACGATCTGGATCGGCTCAGCCCTGACGTTTATCTTGTGGAAATGTTCCATCAAAACCCGGATGTGGTGCGCGGCGTTGGCGACGCGGTGCTGTCTGAGGCGCGGCGATTGTCAGGCGACGATTGGCAGATGCGGCCATTGATGAAGAAGGCACGCCTGCCGCGTTTGGGCAAAGCCCTAACGGCCTAG
- the eda gene encoding bifunctional 4-hydroxy-2-oxoglutarate aldolase/2-dehydro-3-deoxy-phosphogluconate aldolase, translating into MTPQDASQAAADICALAPVVPVLVVEKADTAEELAKALVAGGLPALEVTLRTPAALDVIREMAKVEGGVVGAGTLLTPKDVENAKAAGATFGVSPGATDKLLDACEANDLPLLPGIATSSEAMRLLERGYWVQKFFPAEANGGAAALKGIGGPIPQVKFCPTGGVSLKNAPDYLSLSNTLCVGGSWVAPKNLIDAGDWAGITAIAAEAAKLTR; encoded by the coding sequence ATGACACCGCAAGACGCCTCTCAAGCCGCCGCCGACATTTGCGCCCTCGCCCCTGTTGTGCCTGTGCTGGTTGTGGAAAAAGCCGACACTGCCGAAGAACTCGCAAAAGCACTTGTTGCTGGCGGTTTGCCGGCGTTGGAAGTCACATTGCGCACGCCAGCCGCGTTGGACGTGATCCGCGAGATGGCAAAAGTTGAGGGCGGCGTTGTCGGTGCTGGCACATTGTTGACGCCGAAAGACGTGGAAAATGCGAAGGCCGCGGGTGCAACATTTGGCGTATCTCCGGGTGCAACTGACAAACTGCTCGACGCGTGTGAAGCCAACGATCTACCATTGCTGCCGGGTATCGCGACGTCCTCCGAGGCGATGCGCCTGCTGGAACGCGGCTATTGGGTGCAGAAATTTTTCCCGGCCGAAGCAAATGGCGGTGCCGCAGCCCTGAAAGGTATCGGCGGTCCGATCCCACAGGTGAAGTTCTGCCCAACAGGCGGTGTGTCATTGAAGAACGCACCGGATTACCTGAGCCTGTCGAACACGCTTTGTGTTGGTGGTAGCTGGGTTGCCCCCAAAAACCTGATTGATGCGGGCGACTGGGCTGGCATCACTGCCATCGCAGCCGAAGCCGCAAAACTAACGCGCTAA
- a CDS encoding class I SAM-dependent rRNA methyltransferase: protein MTDTASPTVRLNPKGDARAIRHGFPWVYANEVVMDRRTKGIKAGTIARLEDAERRPLGMVAVNPQSKIICRMLDRDENAVIDQAWFAAKLQRALTHRERMFAEPFYRLVHAEADGLPGVVIDRFGDTAVVQPNAAYADANIEALVEALVDVTGVATVVMNGTGRARTLEGLDERTDVMVGQTPTAAIPVQMNGATYMADVIGGQKTGLFFDQRPNHAFAASLSKGARVLDVFSHVGGFGLAALAGGATSALAVDGSQPALDLAAQGAEVMGVSDKFTTRKGDAFDVLTKLAEEGETFDVVICDPPAFAPSKKAMEAGLRAYERVARLAAPLVAEGGYLGLCSCSHAADLTKFRNASARGIGRAGRRGQIIYTGFAGPDHPLMPHLAETGYLKSVFFRL, encoded by the coding sequence ATGACAGATACAGCTTCCCCCACAGTGCGCCTGAACCCGAAGGGTGATGCACGCGCAATTCGGCATGGTTTTCCATGGGTTTACGCAAACGAGGTGGTCATGGACCGCCGCACCAAAGGCATCAAGGCGGGCACAATCGCGCGGCTTGAAGATGCCGAACGCCGCCCGTTGGGGATGGTCGCGGTGAACCCGCAGTCGAAAATCATCTGCCGGATGTTGGACCGCGATGAAAATGCGGTGATTGATCAGGCGTGGTTTGCGGCGAAGCTACAGCGTGCGTTGACGCACCGCGAACGGATGTTTGCGGAACCGTTCTATCGGTTGGTTCATGCCGAGGCTGATGGGCTGCCGGGTGTTGTAATTGACCGCTTTGGCGATACGGCTGTTGTGCAGCCCAACGCCGCCTATGCGGATGCGAATATCGAGGCGCTGGTTGAGGCATTGGTCGATGTGACGGGTGTTGCGACCGTGGTGATGAACGGAACGGGGCGTGCGCGGACCTTGGAAGGTCTGGACGAACGCACCGATGTGATGGTGGGCCAGACGCCCACAGCGGCAATTCCGGTACAGATGAACGGTGCGACCTATATGGCGGATGTCATTGGTGGCCAGAAAACGGGTCTGTTCTTTGACCAACGTCCGAACCATGCCTTTGCGGCGTCGCTGTCCAAAGGCGCACGGGTTTTGGATGTTTTTTCACACGTTGGCGGGTTTGGTCTGGCAGCTTTGGCTGGTGGTGCGACGTCTGCATTGGCCGTTGACGGATCGCAACCAGCATTGGATCTCGCTGCACAAGGTGCTGAGGTGATGGGCGTGTCTGATAAGTTTACAACGCGTAAGGGCGATGCCTTTGACGTACTGACGAAATTGGCGGAAGAGGGCGAGACGTTCGACGTGGTGATTTGTGATCCACCCGCGTTTGCGCCGTCGAAAAAAGCGATGGAAGCAGGCCTGCGCGCCTATGAACGTGTCGCGCGCCTTGCGGCACCTTTGGTTGCTGAAGGTGGCTATTTGGGGCTGTGTTCGTGTTCACACGCAGCGGACCTCACAAAATTCCGCAATGCCTCTGCGCGTGGCATTGGCCGTGCAGGGCGTCGCGGTCAGATCATTTACACAGGCTTTGCCGGTCCTGATCACCCGTTGATGCCACATCTGGCGGAAACAGGTTATCTGAAGTCGGTGTTCTTCCGCCTGTGA
- a CDS encoding VWA domain-containing protein has protein sequence MFLPFFENLRAAKVPVTLREFLAFLEGMQAGLATYDVDAFYFLARTVMVKDERHLDRFDRAFGATFAGLENITTDQVLNAVDLPADWLEKLAEKHLSAEEKAEIEALGGFDKLMETLKKRLEEQKGRHQGGSKWVGTAGTSPFGAYGYNPEGIRIGQDKSRHQRAVKVWDKREFRNLDDTVELQTRNIKVALKRLRSWARDGAAEELDLNGTIRATAENGYIDVKTRPERRNAVKVLLFLDIGGSMDPHIKMVEELFSAAKSEFKTLQHFYFHNCIYEGVWRDNRRRWNDQTDTHEIMRTYGSDYKCIIVGDASMSPYEIAYPGGANEHYNPESGEVWLTRVRDQWPNHIWINPLNEAYWRHTQSTQMIQQIFGADRMVPMTIAGLTKGMKSLG, from the coding sequence ATGTTCCTGCCCTTCTTCGAAAACCTCCGCGCGGCAAAGGTTCCTGTGACGCTGCGCGAATTTCTGGCCTTCCTCGAAGGGATGCAGGCGGGACTGGCGACCTATGATGTGGACGCGTTCTACTTTCTGGCGCGCACTGTGATGGTCAAAGACGAACGGCACCTCGACCGGTTTGACCGTGCATTCGGGGCAACCTTCGCAGGGCTGGAAAACATCACCACAGATCAGGTTCTGAACGCAGTCGACCTGCCCGCAGATTGGCTGGAAAAGCTCGCTGAAAAGCACCTGAGTGCGGAAGAAAAAGCCGAGATCGAAGCACTAGGCGGCTTTGATAAACTGATGGAAACGCTGAAGAAACGGCTCGAAGAACAAAAGGGTCGCCACCAGGGCGGGTCTAAATGGGTTGGGACAGCTGGCACGTCCCCGTTTGGCGCCTACGGCTACAATCCCGAGGGCATCCGCATCGGCCAAGACAAATCGCGCCATCAACGCGCCGTCAAAGTCTGGGACAAGCGCGAATTCCGCAATCTGGACGACACGGTTGAACTGCAAACCCGCAATATCAAGGTCGCCCTGAAACGCCTGCGGTCTTGGGCACGTGACGGGGCCGCCGAAGAACTCGACCTGAACGGCACCATCCGCGCGACGGCCGAAAATGGCTACATCGACGTCAAAACGCGGCCTGAACGGCGCAACGCCGTCAAAGTCTTGCTGTTTCTCGATATCGGCGGGTCCATGGATCCGCACATCAAAATGGTCGAAGAACTGTTTTCAGCGGCCAAATCCGAATTCAAAACGCTGCAGCATTTCTACTTCCACAATTGCATCTACGAAGGCGTCTGGCGCGACAACCGCCGCCGCTGGAACGACCAGACCGATACGCATGAAATCATGCGCACCTACGGGTCCGACTACAAATGCATCATCGTTGGCGACGCATCCATGTCACCCTACGAAATCGCCTACCCCGGCGGCGCGAATGAGCATTATAATCCCGAATCCGGCGAAGTCTGGCTGACCCGCGTCCGCGACCAATGGCCCAACCACATTTGGATCAATCCCCTGAACGAAGCCTACTGGCGTCACACCCAGTCCACCCAGATGATCCAGCAAATTTTCGGTGCAGACCGCATGGTGCCAATGACCATCGCAGGGCTCACCAAGGGGATGAAGTCGCTTGGCTAG
- the edd gene encoding phosphogluconate dehydratase, whose translation MTLNPQIAAVTDRIRKRSEATRGAYLDLMAKAASDGPRRGHISCSGQAHAFAAMGEQKGDLAAGKAPNIGIITAYNDMLSAHQPFETYPNLIKSAARAVGATAQVAGGVPAMCDGVTQGETGMELSLFSRDVIALAAGVGLSHNVFDAAVYLGVCDKIIPGLVIAAATFGYIPSVFLPAGPMVSGLPNDEKAKVRQKFAIGEATREELMAAEMAAYHGPGTCTFYGTANTNQMLMEFMGLHLPGASFVNPNTPLRDALTVAGTERAAAITSLGNEFRPVCDILDEKTFVNGLVGLMATGGSTNLVLHLPAMARAAGVILDLEDFDDISKAVPLMAKVYPNGLADVNHFHAAGGLQYLINDLLDAGLLHDDVKTVAGDGLSHYRNEAELKDGRVSYRAGAKKSLNEKIVRPVSDPFATTGGLVQLAGNLGRGVMKASAVAPERHIVEAPAKVFHTQDAVKAAFKAGELAQDTIIVVRFQGPRSNGMPELHGLTPTLSIMQDRGLKVALVTDGRMSGASGKVPSAIHVSPEAADGGPLAKIQDGDIIRLDATTGTIDVVGVDLDTRDLAVADLTGNGNGVGRELFEVFRQNVGRASEGAGVVV comes from the coding sequence ATGACACTGAACCCCCAAATCGCCGCAGTCACAGACCGTATTCGCAAACGGAGCGAAGCCACACGCGGGGCCTATCTGGATTTGATGGCAAAGGCCGCCTCTGACGGGCCGCGTCGCGGGCATATTTCGTGTAGCGGTCAGGCTCACGCATTTGCGGCAATGGGCGAACAAAAGGGTGATCTGGCAGCAGGCAAGGCCCCAAACATCGGGATCATCACCGCATACAACGATATGTTGTCCGCGCACCAACCGTTTGAAACATATCCGAACCTGATCAAGTCAGCCGCGCGCGCGGTTGGGGCCACGGCCCAAGTTGCAGGTGGCGTGCCTGCGATGTGTGACGGCGTGACTCAAGGCGAAACAGGCATGGAATTGTCCCTGTTTTCGCGTGACGTGATCGCATTGGCGGCGGGCGTCGGCCTATCCCACAACGTCTTTGACGCGGCAGTTTACCTTGGCGTCTGCGACAAGATCATTCCGGGTCTGGTAATTGCAGCAGCGACATTCGGCTACATCCCGTCCGTATTCCTGCCTGCAGGTCCAATGGTCAGCGGCCTACCCAACGATGAAAAAGCCAAAGTGCGCCAGAAATTCGCCATCGGCGAAGCCACGCGCGAAGAACTGATGGCCGCCGAAATGGCCGCTTACCATGGTCCGGGCACTTGTACCTTCTATGGCACGGCCAACACCAACCAAATGCTGATGGAATTCATGGGGCTGCACCTACCGGGCGCGTCTTTCGTGAACCCGAATACACCGCTGCGCGACGCGTTGACCGTTGCAGGCACAGAACGCGCCGCTGCAATCACAAGCCTTGGCAACGAATTCCGGCCGGTCTGCGATATTCTCGACGAAAAAACATTCGTGAACGGCCTTGTCGGCCTGATGGCAACGGGCGGGTCAACCAACCTTGTGCTGCACCTGCCAGCCATGGCGCGGGCGGCGGGTGTGATCCTCGACCTCGAAGATTTCGATGACATCTCAAAGGCCGTGCCTTTGATGGCCAAGGTCTATCCAAACGGTTTGGCGGACGTAAACCACTTCCACGCGGCGGGTGGGCTTCAGTACCTGATCAACGATCTGCTGGATGCGGGTCTGCTGCACGACGACGTGAAAACCGTCGCGGGCGACGGGCTGTCGCATTACCGCAATGAAGCCGAACTAAAAGACGGGCGCGTCAGCTACCGCGCAGGTGCGAAAAAGAGCTTGAACGAAAAGATCGTGCGCCCCGTATCCGATCCATTCGCGACGACAGGCGGGCTTGTGCAGCTTGCGGGCAACCTTGGGCGCGGCGTGATGAAAGCGTCCGCCGTGGCACCAGAACGGCACATCGTCGAAGCACCGGCAAAGGTCTTCCACACCCAAGACGCTGTTAAAGCAGCGTTTAAGGCGGGCGAATTGGCGCAAGACACAATCATCGTTGTACGTTTCCAAGGACCGCGATCCAACGGCATGCCAGAACTGCACGGCCTGACGCCGACCCTATCGATCATGCAGGATCGGGGCCTCAAGGTCGCACTCGTCACGGACGGCCGCATGTCCGGCGCATCCGGTAAAGTCCCATCCGCAATCCACGTCAGCCCAGAGGCTGCAGATGGCGGACCGCTTGCGAAAATCCAAGACGGAGACATCATCCGCCTTGACGCCACGACCGGGACCATTGATGTAGTCGGCGTCGATCTGGACACACGCGACCTTGCGGTTGCGGACCTGACTGGCAATGGAAACGGGGTTGGCCGCGAATTGTTCGAGGTCTTCCGCCAGAACGTCGGACGTGCCTCTGAAGGCGCAGGCGTTGTGGTTTAA
- a CDS encoding M48 family metallopeptidase, producing MLRLAPILLAVLYGLAMYRFSVWRTQRELDQKSTPLTDPMLRQLCDQMAGALDLKQIKVNIYEIDPVNGLASPDGRIFITRGFFNKYRAGKVSADEMASVIAHELGHVALGHARRRMIDFSGQNAARTAIAMVLGRFLPFGIGNWIAGHAMRLLAAGLSRKDEFEADAYASALLVKSGIGTAPQISLFHKLETLTGARGAKIPAWIMSHPKTDQRIAAIEANAAKWQT from the coding sequence ATGTTGCGCCTCGCCCCTATTTTGCTCGCCGTTCTGTACGGCCTCGCCATGTATCGCTTTTCCGTTTGGCGGACGCAGCGCGAGCTTGATCAGAAATCAACGCCGTTAACCGATCCCATGCTGCGCCAGCTCTGTGATCAGATGGCTGGTGCGTTGGATCTGAAGCAGATCAAGGTCAATATCTACGAAATTGATCCTGTAAATGGCCTCGCGTCCCCTGATGGTCGCATCTTCATCACGCGCGGTTTCTTCAACAAGTACCGCGCGGGCAAGGTGTCCGCTGATGAAATGGCCAGCGTGATTGCCCATGAACTCGGGCACGTAGCACTGGGCCATGCCCGCCGCCGCATGATCGACTTTTCCGGCCAGAACGCTGCGCGTACCGCGATTGCAATGGTGCTGGGACGGTTCCTGCCTTTTGGTATTGGCAACTGGATCGCAGGGCATGCAATGCGTCTTCTGGCGGCAGGTTTGTCTCGCAAGGACGAATTTGAAGCTGACGCCTACGCCTCTGCCCTGCTCGTGAAATCCGGCATCGGCACCGCGCCGCAGATTTCGCTATTCCATAAACTCGAAACGCTGACAGGCGCACGTGGTGCAAAAATTCCCGCGTGGATCATGAGCCATCCAAAGACCGACCAACGGATCGCGGCGATTGAAGCAAACGCTGCGAAATGGCAGACCTAG
- a CDS encoding GNAT family N-acetyltransferase, translated as MPVIIRPLHAADQAAWSGLWTAYLEFYGTALPSDIFASTFDRLLGDDPQDFSALVAEVDGELIGLAHYLFHRHGWKIEKVCYLQDLYVNPAARGTGCGRKLIEAVYAAADTYGAPNVYWLTQDDNAAGRQLYDRVGHLTNFIKYQRPAA; from the coding sequence ATGCCGGTCATCATTCGCCCGCTTCACGCAGCTGATCAGGCGGCGTGGTCCGGGCTGTGGACCGCCTATCTTGAATTCTACGGCACCGCTTTGCCGTCTGACATCTTTGCGTCCACCTTTGACCGCCTTTTGGGCGACGATCCGCAGGATTTTTCCGCTCTTGTCGCTGAAGTAGATGGCGAACTGATTGGCCTCGCCCATTACCTTTTCCACCGCCACGGCTGGAAAATCGAAAAGGTTTGTTATCTGCAAGATCTCTACGTCAACCCCGCCGCGCGTGGCACTGGCTGCGGTCGGAAATTGATCGAAGCGGTTTATGCCGCCGCCGACACCTATGGTGCGCCGAACGTGTACTGGCTGACCCAAGACGACAACGCCGCCGGTCGCCAGCTGTATGACCGCGTAGGTCACCTGACTAATTTCATCAAATACCAACGGCCCGCCGCATGA
- a CDS encoding DUF2927 domain-containing protein → MSRLAALSLAVLTACAPVPQDVAATRAAPIASVLPPVKTFAAVPVRTPLRSNTEISQDFLDLSFRMESGKQIPFMTRFEGPINVRVQGEISDTLLNDLDQLLSRLRREANINIDMSEAAQPQIIVQAIPRRVLNDAVPRAACFVVPRVSSWDEFLRVRRTDTVDWTTLTRRDRAIMFVPSDVAPQEIRDCLHEELAQALGPLNDLYRLPDSVFNDDNIHNVLTSFDMLVLKAYYAPELANGMTRGQVAEKLPALLARLNPAGNRGSRFPEDDTNRDWIDAVQTALSGAATPSRRRAAAQNAIQIGNAFGWGGTREAFAHYAHGRLQVGNNSELALASFNAADRIYRSNPATQIHAAHIAVQRAAFALTAGDAEAVIALTNGAIPLARDHQNAALLATLMMFKAEALMLQGNTTEAEAVRLDSLGWARYGFGQDVFVQARLNEIRALRPL, encoded by the coding sequence ATGAGCCGTCTCGCAGCCCTCAGCCTCGCCGTTCTCACGGCATGTGCACCCGTCCCGCAAGACGTCGCCGCAACCCGCGCGGCCCCGATTGCGTCCGTGTTGCCACCGGTCAAAACTTTCGCGGCTGTGCCCGTGCGCACCCCATTGCGATCAAACACCGAGATTTCGCAGGACTTTCTCGACCTGTCGTTCCGCATGGAAAGCGGCAAACAAATCCCGTTTATGACCCGTTTCGAAGGGCCGATTAATGTCCGTGTACAGGGCGAAATTTCTGACACATTGCTGAATGACCTTGATCAATTGCTTAGCCGTCTACGGCGCGAAGCGAACATCAACATCGACATGTCAGAGGCCGCACAGCCACAGATCATCGTGCAGGCCATCCCCCGTCGCGTGCTGAACGACGCGGTGCCGCGTGCAGCCTGTTTTGTTGTACCCCGCGTGTCCAGTTGGGACGAATTCCTGCGCGTCCGCCGGACCGACACGGTCGACTGGACCACGCTGACACGCCGCGACCGCGCAATTATGTTTGTGCCGTCCGATGTGGCCCCGCAGGAAATCCGCGACTGTCTGCATGAAGAACTGGCGCAAGCGCTTGGACCGCTCAACGATCTGTACCGCTTGCCGGATTCGGTGTTCAACGACGACAACATCCACAACGTACTGACCAGCTTTGATATGCTGGTTTTGAAAGCGTATTACGCCCCTGAATTGGCAAACGGCATGACACGCGGTCAAGTGGCAGAAAAGCTCCCTGCCCTTCTTGCCCGGCTGAACCCTGCGGGCAATCGCGGATCGCGGTTCCCCGAAGATGACACCAATCGCGACTGGATTGACGCCGTTCAAACGGCGCTGTCGGGTGCAGCAACACCATCGCGCCGCCGCGCAGCTGCCCAAAACGCAATCCAGATTGGCAACGCCTTCGGCTGGGGCGGCACACGTGAAGCATTTGCACATTACGCCCATGGACGTTTGCAAGTCGGGAACAATTCCGAACTTGCGCTGGCCTCTTTCAACGCGGCCGACCGCATCTACCGGTCCAATCCTGCGACACAAATTCACGCAGCACACATCGCCGTGCAACGTGCGGCATTTGCGCTCACTGCGGGGGATGCAGAGGCCGTCATCGCGCTGACAAACGGTGCAATTCCCCTCGCCCGTGACCACCAAAACGCCGCCCTGCTTGCTACGTTGATGATGTTCAAGGCCGAAGCACTTATGCTGCAAGGCAACACCACAGAGGCCGAAGCGGTGCGTCTGGACAGTCTGGGTTGGGCGCGATACGGCTTTGGTCAGGATGTATTTGTGCAGGCCCGTCTGAACGAGATCAGGGCGCTGCGCCCGCTCTAA
- a CDS encoding septum formation initiator family protein, giving the protein MRKRSRPAMGTLLSFLGLLAMGLYFTFAAVQGDYGVFKRAEVTAEGRALSQELATLHAEVARMENLTRRLSDNYLDLDLLDEQARDVLGMIRADEIVIQ; this is encoded by the coding sequence ATGCGAAAACGTAGCCGCCCAGCGATGGGCACACTCCTTTCTTTCCTAGGTCTGTTGGCCATGGGTCTGTATTTCACTTTTGCCGCCGTGCAGGGTGATTACGGGGTGTTCAAACGTGCGGAAGTCACAGCAGAGGGTCGCGCGCTATCCCAAGAGCTCGCGACCCTACACGCCGAAGTGGCACGCATGGAAAACCTGACACGGCGGTTGTCGGATAACTACCTTGATCTGGACCTTCTGGACGAACAAGCGCGCGATGTGCTGGGCATGATCCGTGCAGACGAGATTGTTATTCAGTAG